A region of the Geomonas subterranea genome:
TTTGCGTCAAAATGAAGGTCATCCGTGGCCCCCGACAGCTCGGGGGTTGGAATAGTTAAAACCCTGATGGGCGGAAATGCAACCTCTAATGTAACCTGGGTCGGAGAGGCTAGACCGGCCGTTTGGAGGTGACGGCGGTGATGGTGACGGTAAGATCTCCGGCCGGGCGCTTGATGGTGATCTCGTCATCCACCTTGCGCCCCATGAGGGCCCGCCCTACCGGGGAATCCACGCTGATCTTACCCTGGCTCACGTCGAATTCGTCGGGCCCCACCAGCTGGTAACAGCGCTCCTCCCCCTCCTCGTCCTCGTAGCTGACCCAGCAGCCGAAGCTGACCGAGGTCGGGTTCAAGGGGGGATAGACCACCTTGAGTACCTTCAGCCGGTCGCCCAGGTGCTTCAGCTCCCGGTCGATCTCCCGCAGCCTTTTCTTGGAGTAGATGTACTCGGCGTTCTCCGAGCGATCCCCCTCGGCGGCGGCGTCCGCCATGTTCTTCACCATGCGCGGCCGCTCCGTCTCCCA
Encoded here:
- a CDS encoding GreA/GreB family elongation factor — protein: MTNMISAEGRKRLQERYDFLWETERPRMVKNMADAAAEGDRSENAEYIYSKKRLREIDRELKHLGDRLKVLKVVYPPLNPTSVSFGCWVSYEDEEGEERCYQLVGPDEFDVSQGKISVDSPVGRALMGRKVDDEITIKRPAGDLTVTITAVTSKRPV